The nucleotide sequence TTCACAAAATGCAAAATCAGACAGAAAAAGGACAGGATGTCTTTCCAGCCAGGTTATGTTTCAAAAATCAGAATATCTTCAGAATTTAGAAATACAATGGTATAAATACCACATTAATACTCCTAAGATGTTTGGGACAGTATCTTAATGTTACAATCAAATGTTAATATTCTGTGTTCAACCTAAGTGGGATAAAGACTTTTGGGATTTCAGAAGTGTGCTTAAAGCTTTGTGGAACTGCATCCAAATACTGATTGCTGATAAGAAttccctttttaatttcaaataagcaTTTTTGGCAATTTATACCTGTTCTTCACCAGCCAATATTTATTGCTATCCGATTCTGCTCTTTCAAATCCGTAGCCAACCACCAGAACACCGTGATCCACGTCTTCACTGCTGCAGTTTGGCTCGAAATAAATGCCTGCGAGAGCACAATGACTGCTGGGGTGAGAAGCTCTGGGAGACACCTGCCAGTACCTCCCATTATCACAGTAAGGGAGGCAGCTCTAATTCAGTGCCAGGACATACATTCCAGAGAGAACATAACAATAAGACCTATTATTATCAAGGCTAGCAATGTAGGCCCTTGCCTAAAactcacagaaatacaaattagcATAAATCCTTTCATTAAAACGTGCCTACTTTCGGTCCCTACTTTAAAGggatagttaatgggtacaaacatatagtCAGATACCAAgatagaatgaacagtatttgacAGCACaccaaagtgactataatcaacaagttaggtatactttaaaataactaaaacagtggaattagaatgttcctaacacaaagaaatggtaaatgcctgaggtgatggatatcctaattaccctgatttgattactatagattgtatgcctgtatcaaaacatcccatgtaccctataaagatatacaaccattatgtacccataacaattaaaaatttataaaatataaaaaaaaaacttgactaGAGGCATAGAAGACCACTCTGTAAGCCTGCAATTCTACTCTCAGATGTCAGTCTAAAAAAACAGCATAGGCtcgcacagtggctcatgcctgtaatcctagccctttgggaggctgaggtggaaggactgcttgaggccaggagtttcagaccaccctgagcaacataacaagacccctgcctctacaaaaaaatagaaaaaatagccaggcatggtggtgcacacctgtagacccaactactcaggaagctgaagcaggaggatcatttgagcccaggagatggaggttgcggtgagctatgatgccattgcactgtgggctggtgacaaagcaagaccctgtctgcccctgccacctccccagatGAAATCCTAGCACAGAATCCTAAAATCCTTGATCAAGAGGTTCCTTTCAGATTTAACTACAGAAGtaaaaatctttggaaaaattataaagatcCAACAATTagagaatatttaagaaaattaaactatACAATAAACTatgtagctatttttaaaaattataaagtacttATTAAATTCAGGGAGATATGCTCAACATAAATGCAAATGGTAACACCAGGTACAAATATTGCACATAAAGAATGAACAACTATGTTAAATCCATGCACCCAAATATCTACATTGAATTTTAAACACGAAAGAGTCCATCATACTGGTATGTCATGGTGgttttatattatactttttctGCTTCAATCTCTACAAAGAACAATGCTCACCTTCTTTATAGAACTGGAAGGACTCATGGCCTGCATCAATGGCAACAGAGACGGGCCCCACAGCTGCTACTGCCTTCATTAGGGCCTTCTCCTGTTTAGGGACGTCCACGAAGCCAGTGTCATTAGCAACAGAATACTCAGGATTGTACTTACAGGATTCATCCTTTTAAAGGTAAAGGGAAAACAGACTTAATTACTGCCATCCACTTCCTGGGGAACACAACATGAGTTAGGACCACAACACTTAGCAGTTTGCAGCTTTTCAACACTGTTACAAATCAACCCGGAGGTGAACTGCCATTAGTtgatttgaaatggaaaattagCATAAGTTTCTTCAATGAGGCTCCCTAGGTCTACTTGTTCACAAGAAATGTTTTACAATGGACAAATTTGTATTATATGTAGAATGGTTTGTATATTCTGCATGTTACATAGAAGAATAGCAATATGCTAATCATCAAATCAGAGaactaataatttataataacaaTACTGACAGTTTGCAGATATAGATCCTACCATATAAAATGTGAATTCTGAAAAAGGTATCTTATCCCTGGAAGCGTTCCTCTTTCCAATAGCACAGCTGGAATGCCAAGATAAGATGCTCCATTTACCATTGCATCATATGGATAGGATTCCTCAGAGTCCAGGCCTCCGTTCTCCTTAACATACTGGAAGGCATAGTCCATCAGGCCACCATTGCAGCCGTCATTGCCTTGAGGCCGAGAGCAGTCCACCAGGTTCTGCTCACTCAGTGAGACAAGTCTGCCAGTTTTCTGGAACATCTGTCCTTCAAGGGCTCCAGTCGCACTAAAAGCCCAACAAGAACCACACTGACcctggaaagaaaattaaaaaactgtCACGCACAACAGCTAGTATCTCGAATACTCTTTATAAAACAGTGAACTACACATCGATCCACAGTCTACCAAAGCACTGATGTCAACTGCCTCTTGACTTTCCTGTAGAGATAGGAGGACTGAAGCTGACAGCATCTCACCTGATTCTTCACAGGAGTCACATAGCCTTTCTCTCTCCAGTCCACAGATTTGGGGACCTCAAGAAACAGAGGCTCTTGGAACACTTTCCCCTTCCTGTGCTTCTGGTTTCGAAAGCCATTCATCACCTGCCTGAATTCTTCATTGGTCTtcaaggaaaagtaaataaaatgttgcAAAGCCAGAGATTATTTTGGTAAAGAACTGAGGAGAGGAAGCCCAGAGTTCAGCAATCCACACCACACTCACCATGTCACCAAAGGCGTTCATTGCCATGGTGAAGCCGTGTTTTCCTTGGCTGTATTCCTGATTGTGCAGttcaatcattttcttattcttctccCACACTGCTCTCCTCCATCCTTCTTCATTCTAGAAGCAAACACATAAGTGATGGTCTTTATTTCTACCTAAAACCCAACCCATGCTCACCAACTGGATTTGCAGACAGAGATGGACAAAAACTATGGCCAGGGATGACTGATACTTCTGGGAGCTGTTCTCCAAGCTGAGACACAACAGCGACATATGTTCACAGTTGCTTATAACAGGTTAGGTTACTGTGTTGGTAAGACCCAGCCTCTAGAAGCTACTCTCTGGCTATAAACTTCCAGTAGCAAGGACCATTCTCTCCAGGGTTTCTCTAAACAGTTTCAGATGTTACCAACCGTGCCATATCGTCTTCTGTGTTTTGCCTTCCACTGACACCATTGTGCATCCACACTGCAATCAAGTGTTGGAGCAGCGGAGGTTATTCCCACGCAAAAGGCAGCCAGGATGAGTAAAAGATTCATGTTtcaaaaaaacctacaaaaggaaaagaactgaGTATCTGATTAGACCAATCCttctaaaaatctattttatgcCAATTAAGGCCACCATggtggaataaaaatatttattttcccaagCACTTACCCAAGAACGGTGGAAGAGGCTAGGATGTGGTTGAAGAAAAACAGGCCCCTGGAGATATTAGATAGAGTCAACACAATAAAAAGCCACCTGTCCAGAGCTCTAGGAATGGAAACAGGGTATGGGATTTTAATTTAGGGTTTGAGAAGGGTGTGATGGTACCTTATGGCTCAGAAGCTGAAGGCAACAACTAGGAAACAGCTGACCCAGGTTTTGTACCAATGGTACTGAGGTCTCTCAGGCAAAACCTCACTAACAAGAATGTGGGATCCCAAGTAGGATCAAAAAGATCTCCAGGATTTAGGAGGCCACCTCACATCTCTGTGCTAACATACAGTACAGCAGATGAGATATGTCTTCCAATCTCTCCTTCTTGAATGAAATCTTTACGGAATGCCTTCCCTGGAGAAACTGGGAAGAAGTACACCCACCGCTCCCGCAGGCCAGCTGGGCCTGCGCCCTCAACAGCCCCACTCGCTCCCCCAAACCGGAGCCAGGGTCACGTAGCCTCGCCGCTGGAAGCTAGAGCCCCCAGGGTCAGTGCCTGACAGGGGCAGTCAGCTCGCGGGGCTCCCGGCACGGCTGGACGGGGGACGCGCCGCCCGCTCCCTACTCAGGCTGGCAGTGGCCAGATGAGGTCGCGGTGGCTCCAGTGGGAGCACAGCATTCTGGCGTGCGGGGAGCGAGGTGTCCCTTCCGGCCGGAACAGGCCTTGAGTTGGCGCGGCCCGCTTAGTGGCCCGGCTGAGGCACACGCAGGCTGGCTGATCGCTCAACCTGGGACCCCCCGAGTGGCCTCGGCGCCTCCCTGGGGTCCCTAAACCGCCCTCCCCCGCTTTCCCACCTCCAGACTAGACTGGCAGAGCTCAGGGCAGACGCTCTCGCTCCCGGGTCCCGGGAGTCCTTCCCACCGCTAGACTGTGTCCCTGCAGAGGGTCCCCTCCTCCAGTCCCTGTCCCGCCATGACTCGGCCTGGTCTGGGGCGCTCACCCGCTCGCAGCTGCGCAGACGCACTCCGCAGCCGCAGCTCCCAGGCCGCTGAGGTTCGCGATTCTGGCCCAGCGGCGCTTGATTCGGGCTTTAAGGCCCCGGGaaccccggccccgcccccgcagcCTTCCTGCGCTGCGATTGGCTGACCCGGCCGCTGGGCGGGGCCCCCATGGCCTTCTGACCTAGCATGTGACTCAGCCGAGCCCTACCTGGGCCAGGGCGGGGCGCGCCTGCCTCAGTGGACCCGGGGGGAGGGGCCgcgcaggggaggggctggctccTCCCCCGACAGTCCGAAGAGCTTAGTGTTCCGACACAATGTGCTGAGCGGGTGGTTCGTGTAAAGAAGTTTATAGCGAGCGCGCTGTGGATTATCAGCCTAACCCTGCTTTTCCATTAGTCCTAGAGTTTTGGTTAAAGTCTCCTGCAGGGCTGAGAGCCCGTAGACTGTAGTCTGGTGGGTCCTGTTTAGTCCACAGCAAAGGTGGAATCTCGTGAAAGCATGCAGAGCCCGCGGGCAGAAGCATTATCTCCCTGTTTCGGGGTGGCACGCTGTTGGGTTCTAGAAGAATCTGGTAGGAAAGACACCCTTGCAGTGGTCAAGACCAAACgccaggagggaaggggctgaCTGATTCTCCAGAGCCCACGAGGTATTTTGTAATGCAGACCTTCCAGTCTTCTCCGTTCTGGGATTCTTCCCCCACGTCTTTCGCAAAAGATGGAATGAGTTGTTTACAGAGATGTTTCgttgataaaaaggaaaaa is from Lemur catta isolate mLemCat1 chromosome 10, mLemCat1.pri, whole genome shotgun sequence and encodes:
- the CTSL gene encoding procathepsin L, which gives rise to MNLLLILAAFCVGITSAAPTLDCSVDAQWCQWKAKHRRRYGTNEEGWRRAVWEKNKKMIELHNQEYSQGKHGFTMAMNAFGDMTNEEFRQVMNGFRNQKHRKGKVFQEPLFLEVPKSVDWREKGYVTPVKNQGQCGSCWAFSATGALEGQMFQKTGRLVSLSEQNLVDCSRPQGNDGCNGGLMDYAFQYVKENGGLDSEESYPYDAMDESCKYNPEYSVANDTGFVDVPKQEKALMKAVAAVGPVSVAIDAGHESFQFYKEGIYFEPNCSSEDVDHGVLVVGYGFERAESDSNKYWLVKNSWGEEWGMNGYVKMAKDQRNHCGIATAASYPTV